The genomic region CCCGCCACCGCCGCCACCGCCGTCCTGGCTGGATGCCGACGACCCGGAGCACCCCCCGGAGGCGTCCTCCCGGGAGGTACAGAACATCCCCCTCGGTCTGGGTGCGCTGCTGCTCGGCGTGGCCGCCGTGGTCTTCGCCGCGGTGGCGACCAGCTCGATGGACGCCCTCGCCCGCCTCGGTGTCCTGCTGATCGCCACAGTGCTGATGCTGCTCGCCCCGCCGGTGCTGGCCCGGCGCGGGCTCACCTCGACGGCGGAGACGATCGCCGCCGTGGGTCTGCTGCTCGTGCCACTCGCCGGGTACGCCCTCTGGGCAGTCGACAGGATCGGCGACGGCGGCACCTCCGGTGCGATCTTCGCCGGCCTGATCTTCGCGGGCACCGTCGCCGTGTCGGTCGGCTACGCCACGTGGACAGGTCTGCGCGCACCCCGCTTCGCCGCCGTACTCGCCGCACAACCGGTGCTGCCGCTGCTCACGTACGACCGCATCACCGGGCCGGGCGGCTGGGCGCTGGTGCTGACCGTGGTCGCCCTCCTCAACCTCTGGCTGGTCCGCTCCGGGTTGATGGTGGAACGCCCCGTCCGGCAGGACCTGCCGGAGGCGAGCACGCCTGCCCCGCCCCGGCAGCGTGACGCCGAAGGCCGGCCGGAGGGCGCCCCGGAGGAGGCCGGCGAGGTGATCGACGCCGGCGTGGGGACCACCCAGCCGCCGGCCCGTCCGGTTCCCGGGGTGCGCGAGCTGACCTGGTCGCTGCACGCGGTGGCGGTCGCCGTCGCCCTTGCGTACGCCGTCACCGCCCTGCTGCGGGCACAGACCGTTCCGACGGCGACAGGCGCCGGGCTGGTGCTGCTGCTGGCCGCGGCGGTCGGGTTGGCCGGCGCGCTGGTGCTGCGCCGCCCACCGCTGCCCGACGTCGGGGCCGGCATCCTCACCCTTGCCGTGATCGGCGCCTTCGGCCGGATCGCGTCCGTGGCCCTGCCCGGCCAGTCGCTGCTGCTGATCGCCGCCGTCATCACGGCGACCGGTCTGGCGGTGCGCGCGGTCCCCGAGGCCGCCCGGCGCGGACCGCAGATCGCCTCTGCTGTGGCGCTCACCGTCAGCGGGTTGGTGGTCGCCGGGGGCGCGCTGCGCGCCGGCGTCGCCACGGTACGGGCGGCGCTGCCCGCGTGGGGCGCCGACCTCGACGGGTACGCCGCCGAACTGGCCGCCGCTGTCGGCCCCAACACCTGGCAGCTCGCCGCCGCCGCGTTCCTGCTCACCATCGCCGCCGTGCTGGCCCTGCCAACTGACATCCGCCGCGAGTTCGCCGTCGCGGGAGCCGCGCTGACCGCGCTCGCCGTACCGGCCTCGTTCGGTCTCGGCTGGGTGTCGGCGCCCTGGCCGATGGTGCTCACCGCGATCGGCATCGGGGTGACCGGCCTCTCGGCGCGGACCACCCGGGCCGCGCTGGCACACTCCGCCGCCGCCGCCGTGGTGGGCATGTTCGGCGTCGGTGCCGGCCTGTCCCGGCCGGGGCTCACGGCCGCCGTTCTGCTCACCATCTTCGCGGCAGCCACGCTGGTCGCGCTTGCCCCCCGGGTGCGGATCGCGTCCGCCGCGGCCGACACGGTCACGGACTGGGCCTCCGGCGGCGCCGCCTTCGCGCTGCCCGGCGCGGTGGCGGCGTTCGTGGCCGCAACAGCGACAGTCGACCCGACCCCCACCCCGGCCAGCCTCCGCGAGGTGACAGTGCCGGTGCTGGCGGCGAGCTTCCTGGCGGTCTGCGTGACCCTCGGGTACGCCGCCATGGTGCAGGTCTCCCAGCGGCGCATCCCGGCGCCCCTGTCGGTCGGCACGGGGCTGGGCGCGCTTGTGGTCACCGCTGCCGCCTTCGGCGCCCCCGGGGCGACCGTCGCCGACGCCTGGGTCGGCGCGCTCCTGCTTGTCGCGGCGGTGTTGCTCTACCTGGCGCCCTCGATCGACGCCGGCCGCCGCTCCGACCTCACACTGGACGGCTCCGACCTGGCCGCCGCGGCGGTCACCGCAGCGCTGATCGCCACGATGGTGCGCATCGGCGCAGTCATCGCCCCCGGCGGGCAACTCGCCGTGGCCGCCAGCCTCGTGCTGGTGGTCGCCGTCGGCGCCCGTGCCATGCCCGAGGAGTGGCGGCGCGGGCCGACCCTCGGCATCACCGTCGGCGGCGTACTCATCGGTGTGCTCGCCGGTTGGATGGCCCTGCGCGGCGGGGTGGGGGTGCTGGCCACGCCCGGCCCGATCTGGGACGGCGACCTGAGCAACTGGCCGGCCGCACCGACCGGCGGCTCGACCTGGCAGGCCCCGATCGCGCTGCTCCTGCTGGCCGTCACCGCCGGCATCCTGCTGCCGCCGCCGTGGCGGTGGGACGTGTCCGGTGCCGCCGTGGTGCTCGCCACGATCGGCGCGCCGGCCGCGTTCGAGCTGCCCTGGTGGTCGCCGGTGCTGGTCGGCGGGATGGTGGCCACCGTCTTCGGGATGGCCTCGGTGGCCACCGAGGAGGCCCGCGCCGGGCTGTCCCGGGCCACCGTCGCCGGGGTGGTGGCGTTGCATGCCGCCGGCGCGGGCCTGGTCCGCCCCTGGACCACAGCGCTGGCGCTGGGCAGCATCGCGCTCATCGGCGTGGTCGTGGCCGCGGTGGCCCGCGTGCTGGCCGGCCCACAGGTGACCGACCTGGAGACCGAGGGGATGCCGCCGCACCTGGCCCAGATCGGTGGGGCGGCCGCCGGCGCCGCGCTGCTGGCCCTGCCCGGTGCGGTGGCGGCGCTGGCCGTCGAGTTCCAGCACTCGCCGCAGGTGGTGCTCACCGCAGCGCTGGCGGCTTCCAGCCTCGGTCTCGCGGCCGTGGCCGCGGTTCGCCGGCACGTGCCGCAGTACCTGCCCTGGGTCAGCGTGGCAGTGGTCGGCGGTGCCACCATCAGCGCCCTCGCCGCCATCCCCACCGGCCTGCCCTCCGGGGTCTACGCGGCGGCCGCCGCCCTGCTGGGCGTCCTCGCCGAACTGGTCCGTGCGGCCACCACACCGCCCACCGGCTCGGCCCAGCCGGTCCGGCGGTGGGCGGTGCTCCTCGACGGCGCGCTACGCCGGCTACCGGACGACCCGGACCGGCTGCGCTGGCGAATCAGCCCGTCCGCCGGTGCCCTCGCCGCTGCCGCCCTACCCACGGCGCTGGCTCTCGCCTCGATCACGCCCGCCCTGGTCACCGCCCTCGTCGAGCCGCACCGCACGCTGAGCCGGATCTGGCAGGGCCCACCGCCGGAGCTGCTCACCCCACCGGCGGACGTGGTCAACCCGACCCATGTGCTGACCGCGCTGCTGCTCACCGCGACCGCCGCGCTGGCCGCCACCGGGTTCAGCGGCGGACGGCGGTCCCGCGCCGTGCCTGTGGTGCTGCCCGGTGCGGCCGTCACGCTGCTGATCGCGCCCATCGCGCTCGGCCGGGGCTGGCCCGCGAGCACCATCGGAGCGCTCTCCGTCTTCACCATCGCGATGCTCGGCCTCGCGCTGACCCCGCCGCCGGCGCTCGTCGAGCGGGCCCGATCGCTGCGGCTGGCCCGGGTGCTGGTGTTCGCCATCGGTCTGGCCGGCGGCAGCGCCGGGCTCGCCGGCAGCCTGGCGGACCGGCAGTTGACCCTGTTCACCCTCGGCAGCGCCGTCGGTGTGGGCGCGGTGGCGGCGTTGTTCGGCGTCACACAGCGGGCGCGCATCCTCGGCTGGCTCTTCGCGTCGCTGATGGCGCAACTGTTCGTGCTCACCGCCGGCCTGGTCGCCGGGCTTGCCGCTGTGTGGTCCGCGTTCGGTGTGCTCGCCGTCGGCGCGGTCCTCCAGGTGCTCGCCGCGACCCTGCCACGGCTGCGCCGCCCCGAGGCGCAGCGCGAAGCGTCCACTGTCGAGTGGAGCGGGTACGCGGCGGCGCTCATCGCGTTGGCCCTCGCCTTCGACTCGCCCCGCCACATCGCCGCCCTGCTTGCCGCGTGGGGCGCTGTCCTCGGCGTGGCGGCGACCCGCCCCGGTCGCCGGCCGGTGGAGCGCCGCATCCTCTTCTGGGCTGTGGTGTTCTGCGAGATCACCGCCTGGTGGATCATGATGCGCGTCGCCGACGTGGCGCTGCCCGAGGCGTACACGCTTCCGTTCGCCCTGTTGGCCCTGCTGGTCGGGGTGCTGGAGTTGCGCCACCGGCCGGACATGAGCAGCTGGGTGGCGTACGGGCCGGCGCTGGTCGCCGCGTTCGTGCCGACACTGGCCATCGTGCTTGCCACCGAATCCAGCACGCTGCGGCAGATGCTGCTGCTGCTCGGTGCGGTCGCGGTGCTGATCTTCGGCTCGTCCAGCCGTCAGCAGGCACCGGTCATCGTCGGCGCGTCGGTCACCGCGATCGCGGCGATCCATGCGCTTGTCAGCCTCGGCCCGTGGCTGGCGCTGATCCCCGTGGGCATCCTGCTGCTCATCCTCGGCGCCAGCAACGAGCGCCGCCGCCGAGCCCAGGAACGCCTACAGACCGCGCTACGCGGCATGAGATGAAACCGGAGGGTCCCCGCGGTGTAGGTGAGTGGGGACGGTGAGCGTGCCGGATCCGCCCGTCCCCCTCCCCCGCGATCTTGCCCCTCATGCCCGGGCATGAGGGGCACACCCGCTCTAATCGGCGACTGAAGGTGCAAGATCGCCGAGGGCTGGGGGTGGGAGCGCGAGGGCGGGCGGGTTACAGGGTGGCCTGGAGGGCTTCGTCCTTGGTCTTGATCAGCTTGTCCAGGTCCTGCTGGTAGGTCGTCATTCGGGCGCGCAGGGGCTCGTCGCTGGCTCCGAGGATGCGTACGGCGAGCAGGCCGGCGTTGCGGGCGTTGCCGATCGACACTGTCGCCACCGGGATCCCGGCCGGCATCTGCACGATCGAGAGCAGCGAATCCATGCCGTCGAGGTGCTTGAGCGGCACCGGCACCCCGATCACCGGCAGCGGCGTCACCGAGGCCACCATGCCCGGCAGCGCGGCGGCACCACCCGCACCCGCGATGATCACCTTGAGACCCCGATCGGCGGCCTCCTGGCCGTACTCGATCATCGTGACCGGGGTTCGGTGCGCCGAGATCACCCGGACCTCGTACGACACGCCGAAGTCGTCAAGCACCTCGGCCGCGGCCCGCATCGTCGGCCAGTCCGAGTCACTACCCATGATCAACCCGACGGTGGGCACCCCGGCCGCCTTCTCGCTCATTCGTGCCCCTCACGCAACCAACGGGCGGCCCGCACAGCCCGCGCCCGTACGTCGTCCAGGTCGTCACCGAGCACCGTCACGTGCCCGATCTTGCGGCCGGGCCGCACCTGCTTGCCGTAGAGATGCACCTTCGCGCCCGGCTCGGCGGCGAAGAGGTGGTGCAGCCGCTCGTCGATCGACATTCCGCCCGGCTCGCCACCGAGGACGTTCGCCATCACCACCACCGGCGCGGTCAGCGCGGTGTCGCCCATCGGATAGTCCAGCACCGCCCGCAGGTGCTGCTCGAACTGGGAGGTCCGGGCGCCCTCGATGGTCCAGTGCCCCGAGTTGTGGGGCCGCATCGCCAGCTCGTTGACCACGATCGCGGGTCGACCGGCCTCGTCGCGTACCTCGAAGAGTTCGACGGCGAGCAGGCCGACCACGCCGAGCGCGGTGGCCAGGTCGATGGCGAGTTGCTGGGCGGCGACC from Micromonospora profundi harbors:
- a CDS encoding SCO7613 C-terminal domain-containing membrane protein, encoding MATFQCSSCGREIKPAVRCPHCGSDQPQWVEHLANVERSIAEMKARDAAIAREQRQIAAKMQAALFQRDILAHAGEERLKQATRPRRVLRRRPGRRPPTATTGAPPRVPRQGTPTAPEDPPPPPPPSWLDADDPEHPPEASSREVQNIPLGLGALLLGVAAVVFAAVATSSMDALARLGVLLIATVLMLLAPPVLARRGLTSTAETIAAVGLLLVPLAGYALWAVDRIGDGGTSGAIFAGLIFAGTVAVSVGYATWTGLRAPRFAAVLAAQPVLPLLTYDRITGPGGWALVLTVVALLNLWLVRSGLMVERPVRQDLPEASTPAPPRQRDAEGRPEGAPEEAGEVIDAGVGTTQPPARPVPGVRELTWSLHAVAVAVALAYAVTALLRAQTVPTATGAGLVLLLAAAVGLAGALVLRRPPLPDVGAGILTLAVIGAFGRIASVALPGQSLLLIAAVITATGLAVRAVPEAARRGPQIASAVALTVSGLVVAGGALRAGVATVRAALPAWGADLDGYAAELAAAVGPNTWQLAAAAFLLTIAAVLALPTDIRREFAVAGAALTALAVPASFGLGWVSAPWPMVLTAIGIGVTGLSARTTRAALAHSAAAAVVGMFGVGAGLSRPGLTAAVLLTIFAAATLVALAPRVRIASAAADTVTDWASGGAAFALPGAVAAFVAATATVDPTPTPASLREVTVPVLAASFLAVCVTLGYAAMVQVSQRRIPAPLSVGTGLGALVVTAAAFGAPGATVADAWVGALLLVAAVLLYLAPSIDAGRRSDLTLDGSDLAAAAVTAALIATMVRIGAVIAPGGQLAVAASLVLVVAVGARAMPEEWRRGPTLGITVGGVLIGVLAGWMALRGGVGVLATPGPIWDGDLSNWPAAPTGGSTWQAPIALLLLAVTAGILLPPPWRWDVSGAAVVLATIGAPAAFELPWWSPVLVGGMVATVFGMASVATEEARAGLSRATVAGVVALHAAGAGLVRPWTTALALGSIALIGVVVAAVARVLAGPQVTDLETEGMPPHLAQIGGAAAGAALLALPGAVAALAVEFQHSPQVVLTAALAASSLGLAAVAAVRRHVPQYLPWVSVAVVGGATISALAAIPTGLPSGVYAAAAALLGVLAELVRAATTPPTGSAQPVRRWAVLLDGALRRLPDDPDRLRWRISPSAGALAAAALPTALALASITPALVTALVEPHRTLSRIWQGPPPELLTPPADVVNPTHVLTALLLTATAALAATGFSGGRRSRAVPVVLPGAAVTLLIAPIALGRGWPASTIGALSVFTIAMLGLALTPPPALVERARSLRLARVLVFAIGLAGGSAGLAGSLADRQLTLFTLGSAVGVGAVAALFGVTQRARILGWLFASLMAQLFVLTAGLVAGLAAVWSAFGVLAVGAVLQVLAATLPRLRRPEAQREASTVEWSGYAAALIALALAFDSPRHIAALLAAWGAVLGVAATRPGRRPVERRILFWAVVFCEITAWWIMMRVADVALPEAYTLPFALLALLVGVLELRHRPDMSSWVAYGPALVAAFVPTLAIVLATESSTLRQMLLLLGAVAVLIFGSSSRQQAPVIVGASVTAIAAIHALVSLGPWLALIPVGILLLILGASNERRRRAQERLQTALRGMR
- the purE gene encoding 5-(carboxyamino)imidazole ribonucleotide mutase, which codes for MPTVGLIMGSDSDWPTMRAAAEVLDDFGVSYEVRVISAHRTPVTMIEYGQEAADRGLKVIIAGAGGAAALPGMVASVTPLPVIGVPVPLKHLDGMDSLLSIVQMPAGIPVATVSIGNARNAGLLAVRILGASDEPLRARMTTYQQDLDKLIKTKDEALQATL